One genomic segment of Ipomoea triloba cultivar NCNSP0323 chromosome 9, ASM357664v1 includes these proteins:
- the LOC116028818 gene encoding condensin complex subunit 2 isoform X1, whose amino-acid sequence MAETLSPNPKLRAPFSPTSPFFLGSNDDNIERAQARAARAAAIRRKPVVAAPPPAASSCLDKKQIFELFQNCIKLASENKINQKNTWELGLIDHLRDIIKAEEENDAETNFQKASCTLEAGVKIYSMRVDSVHSEAYKVLGGINRVGQENEQDPVVEDANIDNEQSGDNPKKEQSRKLSPLSTLESSFEALNVKKFDVAFVVDPLYHQTSAQFDEGGAKGLLLNNLGVYGFCRVLFDSLEVPGKCTPTAVQSEGSEVIDLSFAKDCIDEMVLNMPKKDEISPSIRHIIHQFDEDACRLSETYVSAQNSTEQDFDTIDHAPEADNDVYDNYGAWAMDNDDETSVADQATYEVDQSEPGQQEDGEPLNYRDAEMDDKPDQVDDYLFLSLGFSSKQNLWAGPDHWKYRKVKVPDVPAKEEGSPPKNKKTKSKKAECDIDFTKALDTDLSHIFDPPKNPKSLLLPVNRAPSNRLLPEDCHYQPEDLVKLFLLPNIMCLGRRSRKRTEEASQLRDDCGAMPSWDDDCGFDGTFDDGSVCSDVEDPSTLVSQPRQVNKIDIHYDKTSKQVDVQVLKETLWDQIQGLNQTSVQLQDESVSFKQVLATFPDDCRATGSHDDISPHLCFICLLHLANEHGLCIQGSVNLDDLRIKIAAHNSSVQDAAI is encoded by the exons ATGGCGGAAACCCTAAGCCCTAACCCCAAGCTGAGAGCCCCGTTCTCTCCAACCAGCCCGTTTTTCCTCGGCTCCAATGACGACAACATCGAACGCGCTCAGGCACGCGCAGCTCGGGCAGCCGCCATCCGCCGCAAGCCAGTCGTCGCTGCTCCTCCCCCGGCTGCCAGTTCATGTCTCGACAAGAAGCAAATCTTCGAACTCTTCCAAAATTGCATCAAACTTGCCAGCGAAAAT AAAATTAATCAAAAGAATACTTGGGAGCTGGGTCTGATAGACCATCTTCGCGATATTATTAAAGCAGAAGAAGAGAATGATGCCGAGACTAACTTTCAAAAG GCAAGTTGTACTCTTGAAGCTGGAGTTAAGATTTACTCCATGAGGGTGGATTCGGTTCATTCTGAGGCATACAAAGTCCTTGGAGGTATTAATCGGGTTGGGCAGGAAAATGAACAAG ATCCTGTTGTGGAGGATGCCAATATTGATAATGAACAGTCAGGAGACAATCCAAAGAAAGAACAATCAAGAAAG TTATCACCCCTATCAACACTGGAGTCATCATTTGAAGCTCTTAATGTGAAGAAATTTGATG TTGCCTTTGTTGTAGATCCTCTTTATCATCAGACATCTGCTCAGTTTGATGAAGGTGGTGCCAAGGGTCTCCTATTGAATAACTTAGGGGTCTATGGTTTCTGTCGGGTCCTTTTTGATTCATTGGAAGTACCTGGGAAATGTACACCAACTGCAGTTCAATCTGAAGGATCAGAAGTTATTGATTTATCTTTTGCTAAAG ATTGCATCGATGAAATGGTATTAAATATGCCCAAGAAGGATGAAATATCGCCCAGTATTAGACATATAATTCATCAATTTGATGAAGATGCTTGCAGACTATCTGAAACGTATGTTTCTGCACAAAATTCAACAGAACAAGATTTTGATACTATTGACCATGCTCCAGAGGCGGATAATGATGTGTATGACAATTATGGAGCCTGGGCTATGGACAATGATGATGAAACAAGTGTTGCAGATCAAGCAACTTATGAAGTTGATCAAAGTGAACCTGGACAACAGGAG GATGGTGAACCTCTCAACTATCGTGATGCTGAGATGGATGACAAACCTGACCAAGTTGATGATTACTTGTTTTTAAGCTTGGGATTTTCTTCAAAACAGAATTTGTGGGCTGGTCCAGATCATTGGAAGTATCGAAAGGTAAAAG TTCCAGATGTACCTGCCAAGGAAGAGGGATCACCACCAAAGAACAAGAAAACAAAGAGCAAAAAAGCAGAGTGTGACATTGATTTCACAAAAGCATTGGATACAGATCTGTCGCATATCTTTGATCCTCCAAAAAATCCCAAGTCTCTACTTCTGCCGGTGAACAGAGCACCTTCAAATAGATTACTTCCAGAAGATTGCCATTATCAACCAGAGGATCTTGTTAAGCTATTTCTGTTACCTAACATAATG tgCCTAGGGAGGAGATCAAGGAAAAGAACTG AGGAAGCGAGTCAACTGAGAGATGATTGTGGAGCAATGCCATCCTGGGATGATGATTGTGGGTTTGATGGGACGTTTGATGATGGTAGTGTTTGTAGTGATGTCGAGGACCCGAGCACACTTGTCTCTCAACCTCGCCAG GTAAACAAGATTGACATTCATTATGACAAAACATCGAAACAAGTTGATGTTCAGGTGCTCAAGGAAACACTTTGGGACCAAATACAAGGATTAAATCAAACATCAGTCCAG CTGCAGGACGAGAGTGTATCTTTCAAACAAGTCTTGGCAACATTTCCAGATGACTGCAGAGCCACAGGATCTCATGATGATATATCACCACATTTGTGCTTTATATGCTTGTTGCATTTGGCCAATGAGCATGGACTGTGCATCCAGGGCTCTGTTAACTTGGATGATCTCAGAATAAAAATTGCAGCTCACAACAGTAGTGTCCAAGATGCTGCTATCTAA
- the LOC116028818 gene encoding condensin complex subunit 2 isoform X2: MAETLSPNPKLRAPFSPTSPFFLGSNDDNIERAQARAARAAAIRRKPVVAAPPPAASSCLDKKQIFELFQNCIKLASENKINQKNTWELGLIDHLRDIIKAEEENDAETNFQKASCTLEAGVKIYSMRVDSVHSEAYKVLGGINRVGQENEQDPVVEDANIDNEQSGDNPKKEQSRKLSPLSTLESSFEALNVKKFDVAFVVDPLYHQTSAQFDEGGAKGLLLNNLGVYGFCRVLFDSLEVPGKCTPTAVQSEGSEVIDLSFAKDCIDEMVLNMPKKDEISPSIRHIIHQFDEDACRLSETYVSAQNSTEQDFDTIDHAPEADNDVYDNYGAWAMDNDDETSVADQATYEVDQSEPGQQEDGEPLNYRDAEMDDKPDQVDDYLFLSLGFSSKQNLWAGPDHWKYRKVKVPDVPAKEEGSPPKNKKTKSKKAECDIDFTKALDTDLSHIFDPPKNPKSLLLPVNRAPSNRLLPEDCHYQPEDLVKLFLLPNIMCLGRRSRKRTEEASQLRDDCGAMPSWDDDCGFDGTFDDGSVCSDVEDPSTLVSQPRQVNKIDIHYDKTSKQVDVQVLKETLWDQIQGLNQTSVQDESVSFKQVLATFPDDCRATGSHDDISPHLCFICLLHLANEHGLCIQGSVNLDDLRIKIAAHNSSVQDAAI; encoded by the exons ATGGCGGAAACCCTAAGCCCTAACCCCAAGCTGAGAGCCCCGTTCTCTCCAACCAGCCCGTTTTTCCTCGGCTCCAATGACGACAACATCGAACGCGCTCAGGCACGCGCAGCTCGGGCAGCCGCCATCCGCCGCAAGCCAGTCGTCGCTGCTCCTCCCCCGGCTGCCAGTTCATGTCTCGACAAGAAGCAAATCTTCGAACTCTTCCAAAATTGCATCAAACTTGCCAGCGAAAAT AAAATTAATCAAAAGAATACTTGGGAGCTGGGTCTGATAGACCATCTTCGCGATATTATTAAAGCAGAAGAAGAGAATGATGCCGAGACTAACTTTCAAAAG GCAAGTTGTACTCTTGAAGCTGGAGTTAAGATTTACTCCATGAGGGTGGATTCGGTTCATTCTGAGGCATACAAAGTCCTTGGAGGTATTAATCGGGTTGGGCAGGAAAATGAACAAG ATCCTGTTGTGGAGGATGCCAATATTGATAATGAACAGTCAGGAGACAATCCAAAGAAAGAACAATCAAGAAAG TTATCACCCCTATCAACACTGGAGTCATCATTTGAAGCTCTTAATGTGAAGAAATTTGATG TTGCCTTTGTTGTAGATCCTCTTTATCATCAGACATCTGCTCAGTTTGATGAAGGTGGTGCCAAGGGTCTCCTATTGAATAACTTAGGGGTCTATGGTTTCTGTCGGGTCCTTTTTGATTCATTGGAAGTACCTGGGAAATGTACACCAACTGCAGTTCAATCTGAAGGATCAGAAGTTATTGATTTATCTTTTGCTAAAG ATTGCATCGATGAAATGGTATTAAATATGCCCAAGAAGGATGAAATATCGCCCAGTATTAGACATATAATTCATCAATTTGATGAAGATGCTTGCAGACTATCTGAAACGTATGTTTCTGCACAAAATTCAACAGAACAAGATTTTGATACTATTGACCATGCTCCAGAGGCGGATAATGATGTGTATGACAATTATGGAGCCTGGGCTATGGACAATGATGATGAAACAAGTGTTGCAGATCAAGCAACTTATGAAGTTGATCAAAGTGAACCTGGACAACAGGAG GATGGTGAACCTCTCAACTATCGTGATGCTGAGATGGATGACAAACCTGACCAAGTTGATGATTACTTGTTTTTAAGCTTGGGATTTTCTTCAAAACAGAATTTGTGGGCTGGTCCAGATCATTGGAAGTATCGAAAGGTAAAAG TTCCAGATGTACCTGCCAAGGAAGAGGGATCACCACCAAAGAACAAGAAAACAAAGAGCAAAAAAGCAGAGTGTGACATTGATTTCACAAAAGCATTGGATACAGATCTGTCGCATATCTTTGATCCTCCAAAAAATCCCAAGTCTCTACTTCTGCCGGTGAACAGAGCACCTTCAAATAGATTACTTCCAGAAGATTGCCATTATCAACCAGAGGATCTTGTTAAGCTATTTCTGTTACCTAACATAATG tgCCTAGGGAGGAGATCAAGGAAAAGAACTG AGGAAGCGAGTCAACTGAGAGATGATTGTGGAGCAATGCCATCCTGGGATGATGATTGTGGGTTTGATGGGACGTTTGATGATGGTAGTGTTTGTAGTGATGTCGAGGACCCGAGCACACTTGTCTCTCAACCTCGCCAG GTAAACAAGATTGACATTCATTATGACAAAACATCGAAACAAGTTGATGTTCAGGTGCTCAAGGAAACACTTTGGGACCAAATACAAGGATTAAATCAAACATCAGTCCAG GACGAGAGTGTATCTTTCAAACAAGTCTTGGCAACATTTCCAGATGACTGCAGAGCCACAGGATCTCATGATGATATATCACCACATTTGTGCTTTATATGCTTGTTGCATTTGGCCAATGAGCATGGACTGTGCATCCAGGGCTCTGTTAACTTGGATGATCTCAGAATAAAAATTGCAGCTCACAACAGTAGTGTCCAAGATGCTGCTATCTAA